CACGAGCGTTCCACCGTTCCTGGCAATACCTCCCCACTCAAAGCTCCCGGTTTACTTCCTCCTCGAAAAGGACGGCCAAGTGAAAAACGTGACGCTCTTCTACATCAACTCGACTGAGAACTTAACCGGCTTCTGGTTTCCGAGTAATGTTAAAATCGTTAACGTAACGTTCTGCAAACCAGTTGTTACTCCAGAAAACGCTATTTCGAACGAGACTACAACCCAAACGAACGCTCGGGAAAACACCACAGTTCATACCACGAACGCCAGCAGGGGAACGGTTACTCCGATTAAACCGGCGAACACGACTTGGACGTCACCAAGCACTAGAGAGAACACTACCTCCCCATACTCAAGTGCAACCAAAACTTCAACACCCACCAAAAAGAACATCTGCGGACCTGCTTTTTTAGTCTTGATGGTAACAGCTGTGCTTGTTGCCCGAAAGGTTAGAAGGCGTTAGACCGTTCTTCCTTGTTTTTCAAAAATAGAAAGATAGAAAATCAGACCTTCTTAGCCTTCTCCCAGTACTCGTTGAACTTGGCCTCAAAGAGGTCCCTTATCCTGAAGTCCTTAATCCAGACCTGGGTCTCGTAGTTGAAGTAACGAGCCGCCATATCCTCAAGGGCAAAGAAGACTTCATCGTCGCAGATGAGCATCGGGAGGTCGAACTTGTCGAGAACCCTTAATTCAAGCTTGCCCTTCTTGGCGTAGTCGAGAATCTTTGAGCCCTCAATCCTCTTGAGGACGGGTTCAGTGACGATTATCTTGGCCTTAGCGCCGTTGTCAATGGCCTTAATGAGGTCGTTTTCAAGGTTGATTGCAATGTAACCATCGTCAGCTAAGAGAATCTTCTCCTTCACGTCCTCAAACATCTCCTTAGTCTTCAACGTGGCGTTCCTGATTCCGCGGACGACCCAGACGCGCTCAACGCCGTATTTCGGAATCTCGGTCTCAATGAGGGGCTTCATGAGCTGGAGAAGCTCCTCCTTGGCCTGTTTCTTGGCCTCAAGCTCTTCCTTAACGCGCTCCTGCCACTCCTCGATGAACTTCTCGAGGATGTTCTCTGGGTGAACTGGCCTGTACTTGTTGACCTTACCCGGCTGGCTTATGGCGAAGCCCTTCTTTTCGAGGCTCCTGAGGACGTCGTAAGTCCTCGGTGCAGGAACTTCAGAAACGCTGGCAAGCTCAGCTGGAGTAAGAACGCCAAAGCCGACTAGAGCCACATACGCCCTGGCCTCGTAGAGGTTCAACTCGAAGTGTTCCTGAAGGAGTTCCACCATTCTGTCCTTAACCATATTTACCACCACCACATTTTCTACCTATATTTTCTGTTGATACCCATTATAAACTTTTTCCAAACGCCTAGAGTGTTGTAGACAAATACCCCTAAATTGGAGGCAGTGACTCAGCAGGATAAAACTTGGATTGTATGGACACGCAAAGGCATTACTAAGTAGGGAGTTTTAAGGTTTTTGGTATTACTATCAAATCAGACGACAACCATAAACTAAAGTTTCACAAGAGGGTCATAAAAACTCGAAGTTAGGGGGTAAGATAGTTACCAAAAGAACATGAAGCAGGAATTCCAGTTTACTCCTGCCCATAGAGGTACATCTGAATTTCCCTGTAGAGGTCGTTCAGGACTCCCATATAGTCTTCCTTTCCTTCCTCGATGAGGTCCATAATCCTTTCAAGCTCCCTTGTGCGCTCCTCACTGACGAGGTCGCGGTACTTGCTGACGAGATAGTGGTAGACCTTGATTCCCTTCTCGGTGGGGACGAGCTTTTTCCTGCCTCTCGTCTCAACAACGTAACCACGTCTTATCAAAGTCTCAACGATTTTGGCGTAAGTTGAAGGCCTTCCTATGCCGCGCTCCTTCATTAGGGCTATTATGTCACCCTGAGTGTATAGCGAAACCTTGGGTGCCTTCCACTTCTTAGATTCAATGACCTTAAGCCCCATCCCCGGCTCCAGCTTAGGTAACTGTCTCAGCGACGGGTTCCTCAGCCTCGTCCAGCCGTCTTTGATTATCTCAACGTAGCCCTCAAGCTCGACCATTCCAACACCCGCGTTTATAACGGCCCTTTCGTAGAGGATCTTGGCCGGAACCATCTGGCTCGTCATGAAGCGCCTGAATATCATGTCGTAGAGGCGATAATGGTTTCTCGTTAAGGCTCTCGGGAGCTGAATTATTCCATCCCTAATCAGTTGCATTAACCTTCCCGTGTCTATTGGCCTCGTTGGCCTTATGGCCTCGTGGGTTCCCTCTTCGCCCCAGTGTCGTGGTTTGAAATACTCCTCACCGAGTTCTTGAGTTATATACTCTCTCGCTATCTCTATTCCAGTGTTGCTGACATGAGTTGAGTCAGTTCTGTGATAAGTAATCAAACCCATCTCGAAGAGGTCTTGAGCTAAGCGCATCGTCTCAGGTGCCGACAACTTTAGGAAAGTCGATGCATCGCGGAGCATGGTATCAGTTGTGTAAGGAGGAGTTGGGTTTAATTCCCTCTCCTCAAGGTGAACCTCTTCAACGGTGACGTACTCGGGGGGCTCGACATTTTTGCCATCTTTCCCGAGCTCAACGGTAATTTGAAGGCTGTTCTCAAGGGTCAAACCGAGGAAGTAGACCTCACTCTCTCTAAATTCCTTGTATCTCTCAATAATCCAGCCTAGAACCGGCGTCTGAACCCTTCCGGCGGAGAGGTTCCTGTTCTCAAAAACCCTTTGGAGCTCACCGCTCAGCTCGAAGCCAATCCACCTGTCCTCTATTCTCCTCACAATCTGAGCCTCGACGCGATTCTCGTTGACATCTCTAGCTTCCTCGATGGCCTTTAGTATGGCAGGCCTCGTGACCTCGTGGAACTCCGTCCTCTTGATGTTAGGCGTGTATGGACTGAGTATGTTTCTGATATCCCATGCTATTTTCTCACCCTCCGTATCTGGGTCTGTCGCTATGAGTATCTCATCAACTTCTTGGGCGATATCCCTCATGGCTATAACGTTCTCCATGGCATCGCGAACGTTCCTGCTTCCACAGCGCGGGCAGACGCCTTTCTTCTCCCAGTCAACGAACTGGTAACCACAATCACGACAGCGCTTTATGGTATCGTAAACGGGGATGAACTTGAGCATATCATCTTTCCTCTCTACGAGAACACCGTGGTAGCCTTCGTCCGTCACGAGGTCAAACATATGCCCGCCGCTTGCGAGAATCGTCAGCTGTCTGTTACCCATACTGACCTCATAAGCGACCAAATCACCGATGCGCCTTTTACTTGGCTGGCCGAAGAAGTTCGCTATAGTTCTGGCCTTGTTAGGACTCTCAACAATCATGAGGGCAGATTTGACGAGGTCTTTAACCTTTAGGCTTATCTTGCCCTCCATCACAAGTCTAACCTTCTCCCTGTCCTCATCTATCTCCCTGAGAACCTCATCAAGGTTAAGCTCCTCAAAGGGAACCATCTTAAACTCTGTGAAGCGCCAGCTCATCTGCCTGACAAGACCATTGAAGACCTTCTCGTTGTCAACTATAAGGACGCTCAAACCCTTTGTTATCCCACCCGCGAAGAGTCTGCTCGTCCTTCCGGTAGCCTGAA
The sequence above is drawn from the Thermococcus sp. genome and encodes:
- the trmBL2 gene encoding HTH-type transcriptional regulator TrmBL2 — translated: MVKDRMVELLQEHFELNLYEARAYVALVGFGVLTPAELASVSEVPAPRTYDVLRSLEKKGFAISQPGKVNKYRPVHPENILEKFIEEWQERVKEELEAKKQAKEELLQLMKPLIETEIPKYGVERVWVVRGIRNATLKTKEMFEDVKEKILLADDGYIAINLENDLIKAIDNGAKAKIIVTEPVLKRIEGSKILDYAKKGKLELRVLDKFDLPMLICDDEVFFALEDMAARYFNYETQVWIKDFRIRDLFEAKFNEYWEKAKKV
- the rgy gene encoding reverse gyrase; the protein is MKAIYREVCPNCSGRISDERLVMKNPCESCLDNPVTAENYFELVRAVREALKERKKLKAWEEIYSLEKGLRDVEEFFRKATGFTFWSAQRTWVKRLLKGRSFSIIAPTGMGKSTFGAFMSVYYAKKGKKSYIVVPTTPLVVQTVKKIQAILDRTDLNVRLAYYHGNLRKKEKEEMLALIDSGEYDILVTSAQWLARNFDEKLKGRHFDFIFVDDVDAFLKASKNIDRSLFLLGFTEEIIAKAWEIIRLKKQMSRYLNGRAEDREERLKELNRGIEKLQREIEEFKRKNRIGIMIIASATGSARGDRIKLYRELLGFEVGSGRSALRNVVDSYLRPSKDVKEHVEELLKRLGRGGLIFVPIDQGLSYAEELVNHLRERGFKVELASSKNKKAVEKFENGEADYLVGVATYYGSIARGLDLPHLIRYAVFTGVPKFRFSIDLERPTIYRALGLLSEVIDFLDDEDRKKAEKLYARLRRLIRNIPQFELMKIEEALAEGLPIENDFHRTVLNVFRELVEFLRGVLRKEEVLKRLADDPFVSLVKEGNKWFIEIPDVRTYIQATGRTSRLFAGGITKGLSVLIVDNEKVFNGLVRQMSWRFTEFKMVPFEELNLDEVLREIDEDREKVRLVMEGKISLKVKDLVKSALMIVESPNKARTIANFFGQPSKRRIGDLVAYEVSMGNRQLTILASGGHMFDLVTDEGYHGVLVERKDDMLKFIPVYDTIKRCRDCGYQFVDWEKKGVCPRCGSRNVRDAMENVIAMRDIAQEVDEILIATDPDTEGEKIAWDIRNILSPYTPNIKRTEFHEVTRPAILKAIEEARDVNENRVEAQIVRRIEDRWIGFELSGELQRVFENRNLSAGRVQTPVLGWIIERYKEFRESEVYFLGLTLENSLQITVELGKDGKNVEPPEYVTVEEVHLEERELNPTPPYTTDTMLRDASTFLKLSAPETMRLAQDLFEMGLITYHRTDSTHVSNTGIEIAREYITQELGEEYFKPRHWGEEGTHEAIRPTRPIDTGRLMQLIRDGIIQLPRALTRNHYRLYDMIFRRFMTSQMVPAKILYERAVINAGVGMVELEGYVEIIKDGWTRLRNPSLRQLPKLEPGMGLKVIESKKWKAPKVSLYTQGDIIALMKERGIGRPSTYAKIVETLIRRGYVVETRGRKKLVPTEKGIKVYHYLVSKYRDLVSEERTRELERIMDLIEEGKEDYMGVLNDLYREIQMYLYGQE